A segment of the Microbacterium luteolum genome:
GGACGGAGCGCTTGCCTCGTGCTGTGAACATGGACTTCCTCTTCTTCTCTGGGACTTCTTCTGGTGCTGTGAGTGCGGGACGGAGAGATCAGGCGGTGGATGCCGCCGGCGCGGGAGCCGGGGTGAGCGGACGGGTGCGCCGGCGTGCCGGGCGACCGGTGCGGAGCCCGCGCGGAACCGCAGCGTGTTGTGCGGCGGCGAGGAGCAGGTCGACGAGCAGCGCGAGCACCGCGACGATGAGCGCGCCGCCGAGAACCTGATCGAATCGACGCAACGGGATGCCCTGGATGATCGGCCAGCCGAGTCCGCCGAGGTTGACGTAGGCGGCGATCGTGACGGTCGCGATGACCTGCAGGAGCGCGGAGCGGATACCGCCGACGAGCAGGGGCAGGCCGAGGCGCACTTCGACCTTCCAGAAGATCTGCCACTCGGTCATGCCCATGGCCCGCGCCGCATCGATCACGCGGCGGTCGATCGCCTCGAGGCCCGTGTAGGCGCCGGCGAGGAGCGAGGGGATCGCGAGGAGCACGAAGGTGGCGATGGCCGCCTCGGGAACTCGGAGCACTCCGAGAAGGAGGACCAGCAGCACCATGAGACCGAAGGCGGGGATGGCCCGCGCTGCGCCCGAGACCGCGACGGCGATCTCGCGGCCGCGGCCGGTGTGACCGATCAGCCAGCCGAGCGGCAGGGCGATGATCGCGGCGATCAGCACCGAGATCGCGGTGAGGGCGAGGTGCTCGCCGAGGAGCTTGGGCAGCGCGTAGTTCCCCGTCCACTGCGCCGGGGCGAGC
Coding sequences within it:
- a CDS encoding ABC transporter permease, yielding MNLFADAIAWMLAPAQWTGNYALPKLLGEHLALTAISVLIAAIIALPLGWLIGHTGRGREIAVAVSGAARAIPAFGLMVLLVLLLGVLRVPEAAIATFVLLAIPSLLAGAYTGLEAIDRRVIDAARAMGMTEWQIFWKVEVRLGLPLLVGGIRSALLQVIATVTIAAYVNLGGLGWPIIQGIPLRRFDQVLGGALIVAVLALLVDLLLAAAQHAAVPRGLRTGRPARRRTRPLTPAPAPAASTA